A stretch of Pseudochaenichthys georgianus chromosome 2, fPseGeo1.2, whole genome shotgun sequence DNA encodes these proteins:
- the LOC117456497 gene encoding NGFI-A-binding protein 1-like, whose product MAAVLPRTLGELQLYRILQRANLLYYYEAFIQQGGDDVQQLCEAAEEEFLEIMALVGMASKPLHVRRLQKALRDWVTNPAIFNQPLSSLPVCSIPVYKLPEGSPTLQDRAASVKMPKAVAAACSDPGKLDVARDKVSAGSPLQGGSEARFWSGHSNDSEHSLSPSDLGSPSSPRDALEALDAAAVQSVLECVDRMAPGLPKADLAEVKEQLKNNKKMAKMIGHIFELSDDEPRREEEIRKYSAIYGRFDSKRRDGKHLTLHELTVNEAAAQLCMRDMALLTRRDELFGLARQISREVTYKYTYRTSKSRCGDRDEPSPKRIKTEENFFDIQEALQAIHMRQEMLREQLACAKSKGEETVGRNLQMQLERLLARQMEILQDAAVQERLQALDWRIPPAALKYLNGAHHTNGAAADASRDNQDERPINLRVVSQNMQEGDLPLGKQLANELKRHHNHNHSNTDDSKTPATENGTSQRACSNAEKKTIKSEPEDST is encoded by the exons ATGGCGGCCGTGTTGCCGAGGACCCTGGGCGAGCTGCAGCTGTACCGCATCCTGCAGCGGGCCAACCTGCTCTACTACTACGAGGCCTTCATCCAGCAGGGAGGCGACGACGTGCAGCAGCTGTGCGAGGCGGCGGAGGAGGAGTTCCTGGAGATCATGGCGCTGGTGGGCATGGCCAGCAAGCCGCTGCACGTGCGCCGCCTGCAGAAGGCGCTGCGGGACTGGGTCACCAACCCGGCCATCTTCAACCAGCCGCTCAGCTCGCTGCCTGTCTGCAGCATCCCCGTCTACAAGCTGCCCGAGGGCTCGCCCACTCTGCAGGACCGCGCCGCCAGCGTCAAGATGCCCAAAGCTGTCGCCGCCGCCTGCTCCGACCCCGGGAAGCTGGACGTGGCGCGGGACAAAGTGTCTGCCGGGTCCCCCCTGCAGGGCGGCAGCGAGGCCCGCTTCTGGTCGGGCCACAGCAACGACAGCGAGCACAGCCTGTCGCCCTCTGACCTCGGGTCGCCGTCCTCCCCCAGGGACGCCTTGGAGGCTCTGGACGCCGCCGCCGTGCAGTCCGTCCTGGAGTGTGTGGACAGGATGGCCCCGGGACTCCCCAAGGCAGACTTAGCcgaggtgaaggagcagctgaaGAACAACAAGAAGATGGCTAAGATGATTGGACACATCTTCGAGTTGAGCGACGACGAGCCGCGCAGGGAGGAGGAGATTCGGAAATACAGCGCCATCTACGGGCGCTTCGACTCCAAGAGGAGGGACGGGAAACACCTGACGCTGCATGAG CTGACGGTGAACGAGGCGGCGGCGCAGCTCTGCATGCGGGACATGGCTCTGCTCACGCGGCGGGACGAGCTCTTCGGACTCGCACGGCAGATCTCCAGAGAGGTCACCTACAAATACACATACCGCACCAGCAA GTCTCGCTGTGGAGACAGAGACGAGCCGTCCCCTAAAAGGATTAAAACAGAG GAGAACTTCTTTGACATCCAGGAGGCGCTGCAGGCGATCCACATGCGGCAGGAGATGCTGAGGGAGCAGCTGGCCTGCGCCAAGTCCAAAGGAGAGGAAACCGTCGGACGAAATCTGCAG ATGCAGCTGGAGCGTCTGCTGGCGCGGCAGATGGAGATCCTGCAGGACGCGGCGGTGCAGGAGCGTCTGCAGGCTCTGGACTGGAGGATCCCCCCCGCCGCCTTAAAGTACCTCAACGGCGCTCACCACACCAACGGAGCCGCCGCCGACGCCAGCAGAGACAACCAAG ACGAACGACCAATCAACCTGCGCGTGGTCAGTCAGAACATGCAGGAAGGAGACCTCCCATTGGGCAAGCAGCTAGCCAATGAGCTGAAGCGCCATCACAACCAcaaccacagcaacacagatgaCAGCAAAACACCAGCAACAG AAAACGGGACGTCGCAGCGAGCGTGCAGCAACGCGGAGAAGAAAACCATCAAGTCGGAGCCGGAAGACTCCACATAG